One stretch of Apis cerana isolate GH-2021 linkage group LG8, AcerK_1.0, whole genome shotgun sequence DNA includes these proteins:
- the LOC108002600 gene encoding cuticle protein 6-like, producing MKSVHILLFSYCFISSGLAQLAAPTLTYQDSFGRYSFGYSSPYSARSEIRMSNGETRGAYSYIDDAGVIQTVEYVADATHGFRILFTNSVRLMAKLM from the exons ATGAAGAGCGTACAC atccttcttttctcttacTGCTTTATTTCTTCCGGTTTGGCCCAGCTAGCTGCACCGACCCTCACGTACCAGGACAGTTTCGGCCGGTACAGTTTTGGTTACAGTAGCCCGTACTCGGCGAGGTCGGAAATCAGAATGTCGAACGGCGAAACACGAGGCGCTTACAGTTACATCGATGACGCAGGAGTTATTCAGACTGTCGAGTACGTCGCTGATGCAACGCACGGTTTCCGGATACTGTTCACCAATTCAGTGAGATTAATGGCAAAACTGATGTAG
- the LOC108002597 gene encoding cuticle protein 18.7-like isoform X2, protein MGPVAGLLLACLVSAALAKPGILSGPLIATLTPAAPVGPDGRVLDTPEVAVAKAEHAAAHLNERLKLADEAARSGGVPSSSQATVTLKQPSLLVAAPASVLVPGAPLGPDGRVVDTPEVAVAKAAHAAAQANERLSLANEAARSVAADLNRPLVPLVTNGIVAPAVIQAATVGPDGRVQDTPEVAAAKAAHAAAQFNERINLANEAARSSGTIVTAAPAVAVPLVTSNAVVVPAAPIGPDGRVQDTQEVAVAKAAHANAHLNEKLNLANEAAKSADVLAVAGPALAYGRLVY, encoded by the exons ATGGGGCCGGTTGCCGGTTTACTGTTGGCATGCCTCGTCTCCGCGGCACTTGCCAAGCCGGGGATCTTGTCCGGGCCCCTGATCGCCACTTTAACCCCAGCGGCGCCCGTTGGGCCCGACGGCCGAGTGCTGGACACGCCGGAGGTGGCCGTCGCCAAGGCGGAACACGCGGCCGCTCATCTCAACGAGAGATTGAAGCTGGCCGACGAGGCTGCCAGGTCGGGTGGAGTCCCATCGTCATCTCAGGCGACGGTCACGCTCAAACAGCCCTCCCTCTTGGTGGCTGCGCCAGCCAGCGTTTTGGTGCCAGGGGCGCCTCTCGGTCCTGACGGAAGGGTGGTCGACACGCCCGAGGTAGCCGTGGCAAAGGCGGCTCACGCCGCGGCTCAGGCCAACGAGAGGCTCAGTTTGGCCAACGAGGCAGCTAGGTCCGTCGCTGCGGATCTCAACAg ACCTCTGGTACCTCTGGTCACCAACGGAATAGTGGCTCCGGCAGTGATCCAGGCAGCAACGGTAGGCCCCGATGGAAGAGTGCAGGACACCCCGGAAGTGGCGGCGGCGAAGGCGGCTCACGCGGCTGCCCAGTTCAACGAGAGGATCAACCTGGCCAACGAGGCGGCCAGATCATCGGGGACGATAGTGACAGCTGCCCCGGCGGTGGCGGTACCCCTCGTGACCAGCAACGCTGTTGTGGTGCCAGCTGCGCCCATCGGCCCTGACGGCAGGGTGCAAGACACCCAGGAAGTGGCTGTGGCGAAAGCAGCCCACGCGAACGCTCATCTGAACGAGAAACTGAACCTGGCCAACGAGGCAGCCAAATCTGCCGACGTCCTTGCTGTTGCTGGCCCCGCGCTCGCCTATGGACGCCTCGTCTATTAA
- the LOC108002597 gene encoding cuticle protein 18.7-like isoform X1 — MGPVAGLLLACLVSAALAKPGILSGPLIATLTPAAPVGPDGRVLDTPEVAVAKAEHAAAHLNERLKLADEAARSGGVPSSSQATVTLKQPSLLVAAPASVLVPGAPLGPDGRVVDTPEVAVAKAAHAAAQANERLSLANEAARSVAADLNRIVFRPLVPLVTNGIVAPAVIQAATVGPDGRVQDTPEVAAAKAAHAAAQFNERINLANEAARSSGTIVTAAPAVAVPLVTSNAVVVPAAPIGPDGRVQDTQEVAVAKAAHANAHLNEKLNLANEAAKSADVLAVAGPALAYGRLVY; from the exons ATGGGGCCGGTTGCCGGTTTACTGTTGGCATGCCTCGTCTCCGCGGCACTTGCCAAGCCGGGGATCTTGTCCGGGCCCCTGATCGCCACTTTAACCCCAGCGGCGCCCGTTGGGCCCGACGGCCGAGTGCTGGACACGCCGGAGGTGGCCGTCGCCAAGGCGGAACACGCGGCCGCTCATCTCAACGAGAGATTGAAGCTGGCCGACGAGGCTGCCAGGTCGGGTGGAGTCCCATCGTCATCTCAGGCGACGGTCACGCTCAAACAGCCCTCCCTCTTGGTGGCTGCGCCAGCCAGCGTTTTGGTGCCAGGGGCGCCTCTCGGTCCTGACGGAAGGGTGGTCGACACGCCCGAGGTAGCCGTGGCAAAGGCGGCTCACGCCGCGGCTCAGGCCAACGAGAGGCTCAGTTTGGCCAACGAGGCAGCTAGGTCCGTCGCTGCGGATCTCAACAg GATCGTTTTCAGACCTCTGGTACCTCTGGTCACCAACGGAATAGTGGCTCCGGCAGTGATCCAGGCAGCAACGGTAGGCCCCGATGGAAGAGTGCAGGACACCCCGGAAGTGGCGGCGGCGAAGGCGGCTCACGCGGCTGCCCAGTTCAACGAGAGGATCAACCTGGCCAACGAGGCGGCCAGATCATCGGGGACGATAGTGACAGCTGCCCCGGCGGTGGCGGTACCCCTCGTGACCAGCAACGCTGTTGTGGTGCCAGCTGCGCCCATCGGCCCTGACGGCAGGGTGCAAGACACCCAGGAAGTGGCTGTGGCGAAAGCAGCCCACGCGAACGCTCATCTGAACGAGAAACTGAACCTGGCCAACGAGGCAGCCAAATCTGCCGACGTCCTTGCTGTTGCTGGCCCCGCGCTCGCCTATGGACGCCTCGTCTATTAA